The following are encoded in a window of Candidatus Moraniibacteriota bacterium genomic DNA:
- the tgt gene encoding tRNA guanosine(34) transglycosylase Tgt, whose protein sequence is MKEGEDTSINEEEKKLRFVSVSTKNGTLETPFFMPDATRATVRGLMSEDIRQAGIEALVVNTYHLLLQPGCDRVEHLGGIHSFMKWKGPILSDSGGYQVYSLIHKNSGLGKVTEDGVEFRSPLNGSKFFLTPEKSIALQFELGVDMMVCLDDPRPNEAPREEIEKAVERSIRWALRCKEEYEKQCRLRALENDKIPLLFGVIQGGPYRDLRKKNVEGIQEFDFDGYGFGARHIDEQGNFLSDIISYTASILPQDKLRFALGVGTPLDIIRCFLAGWDMFDCVIPTREGRHGRIFFFKKEEINLNEPTKIDSSWYDTFSVMNKKYQDDTQPLEEGCDCHTCLSRYSRGYIQHLFRAQEMLGPKLATIHNLRFFSRLMEKLRKKKTEKD, encoded by the coding sequence ATGAAAGAAGGAGAGGATACTAGTATAAATGAAGAAGAAAAAAAACTTCGTTTTGTTTCTGTTTCAACAAAAAATGGTACGCTTGAGACGCCGTTCTTTATGCCTGATGCAACAAGGGCGACTGTTCGAGGTCTTATGTCGGAAGATATTCGACAAGCGGGGATCGAGGCTCTTGTTGTAAATACGTATCATCTTCTTCTTCAGCCGGGATGTGATCGTGTGGAGCATTTGGGAGGGATTCATTCCTTTATGAAGTGGAAAGGTCCTATATTATCAGATTCTGGTGGGTATCAAGTGTATTCGCTTATCCATAAAAATTCTGGCTTAGGAAAAGTAACTGAAGATGGCGTGGAATTTCGATCCCCTCTAAATGGCTCAAAATTTTTTTTAACGCCTGAGAAATCTATTGCTTTGCAGTTTGAACTTGGCGTTGATATGATGGTTTGTTTGGATGATCCTCGTCCAAATGAGGCTCCCCGAGAAGAAATAGAAAAGGCGGTAGAAAGAAGTATTCGATGGGCACTTCGATGTAAAGAAGAGTATGAAAAACAATGTCGACTTCGAGCATTGGAAAATGACAAAATACCTCTTTTGTTCGGAGTAATTCAAGGAGGACCTTATCGAGATTTGAGAAAAAAAAATGTGGAGGGAATACAAGAATTTGATTTTGATGGTTATGGATTTGGAGCGAGGCATATTGATGAACAAGGAAATTTTTTGAGTGATATTATTTCCTATACAGCTTCTATTTTACCTCAAGATAAACTTCGATTTGCATTAGGAGTGGGGACTCCTCTTGATATAATCCGATGTTTTTTGGCCGGTTGGGATATGTTTGATTGTGTTATTCCAACAAGAGAGGGAAGGCACGGAAGAATTTTCTTTTTTAAAAAAGAAGAAATAAATTTGAATGAACCTACGAAAATAGATTCCTCTTGGTATGATACATTTTCCGTAATGAATAAAAAATATCAAGATGATACTCAGCCACTAGAAGAGGGTTGTGATTGTCATACATGTTTATCTCGATATTCTCGAGGATATATTCAACATCTCTTTCGTGCTCAAGAAATGCTTGGTCCGAAATTGGCCACTATTCATAATTTACGTTTCTTTTCTCGACTTATGGAAAAACTTCGAAAAAAGAAAACGGAGAAAGATTGA
- a CDS encoding type II secretion system protein, with the protein MKKIKIQERKGFTLLEMMMVIAIIGILSSLILVSVDRDSGVVQSAAREFATDLRSLKRSALNGTIPTGGGYACEFRLNPIVASFTSYTFSFRSKNSPTDACSGFNTYAPYNPKALKNGVFFRDGVGELIFSVPHGEVITGGGVIYTLKRGSKCAGVTVSVSGDIVEDGLSDCP; encoded by the coding sequence ATGAAAAAAATAAAAATACAAGAAAGAAAAGGGTTTACACTTTTAGAAATGATGATGGTAATAGCTATTATCGGCATTCTTTCTTCTCTTATTCTTGTAAGTGTCGATCGAGATTCAGGCGTTGTACAATCTGCAGCGAGAGAATTTGCAACGGATCTTCGATCACTCAAACGCTCAGCTCTCAACGGAACTATTCCAACTGGCGGTGGTTATGCTTGTGAATTTCGTTTGAATCCAATTGTGGCTTCTTTTACTTCATATACTTTTTCTTTTAGATCTAAAAACTCTCCGACAGACGCTTGTTCTGGTTTTAACACTTACGCTCCTTACAATCCAAAAGCATTAAAGAATGGGGTTTTCTTTAGAGATGGAGTGGGTGAATTGATTTTTTCAGTTCCACATGGAGAAGTAATCACAGGAGGAGGAGTAATATATACCTTAAAAAGGGGAAGTAAATGTGCTGGTGTGACGGTCTCTGTAAGTGGGGATATTGTGGAAGATGGTTTATCGGATTGTCCATAA
- a CDS encoding prepilin peptidase, whose protein sequence is MITFLFLFFLFGLIVGSFLHVVVVRFHSAETLLGRSYCRVCRRLIQWFDNIPLLSFLLLRGKCRRCKSLISWRYPLAELLTGCLFFLVGWKFFESTDMFSWGETFFYLLVVSFSLIIVLYDAKHYEIPMRILWGLLFSTIIFFFFVDFITFSQKTSFWDFRLYSGLFSGTIAFLFFFSLSFFSKERWMGYGDAYVAFTIGLLLGPDSLEAILLSFILGALYGVGQIILKRKTLSSQVPFAPFLFLGMFCSVFFGDVLAKFFPFVFFF, encoded by the coding sequence ATGATCACCTTTCTCTTCTTATTTTTTCTTTTTGGGCTTATTGTGGGAAGTTTTCTTCATGTTGTTGTTGTAAGATTTCATTCCGCGGAGACTTTATTGGGAAGGTCGTATTGTCGGGTATGCCGAAGGCTTATTCAATGGTTTGATAATATTCCCTTGTTAAGCTTTCTTCTCCTTAGAGGAAAATGTCGGCGATGCAAATCCCTTATATCATGGAGATATCCTTTGGCGGAGCTTTTGACGGGATGTTTGTTTTTTCTTGTTGGGTGGAAATTTTTTGAGAGTACAGATATGTTTTCCTGGGGAGAAACTTTTTTTTATCTTCTTGTCGTGAGTTTTTCTTTGATAATTGTTTTATACGATGCTAAACATTATGAAATCCCCATGCGTATTCTTTGGGGTTTATTATTTTCTACTATAATTTTCTTCTTTTTTGTTGATTTTATTACTTTTTCACAAAAAACTTCTTTTTGGGATTTTCGTTTATATTCAGGATTATTTTCTGGGACGATTGCTTTTTTGTTCTTTTTTTCTTTGAGTTTTTTTTCCAAAGAGCGTTGGATGGGGTATGGTGATGCCTACGTTGCCTTTACTATAGGACTTCTTTTGGGCCCAGATTCGCTGGAAGCTATTCTTTTGTCCTTCATCTTAGGAGCACTTTATGGGGTGGGACAAATAATATTGAAAAGAAAGACACTATCTTCGCAAGTTCCCTTTGCGCCTTTTCTTTTTTTGGGAATGTTTTGTAGTGTCTTTTTTGGTGATGTTCTTGCTAAATTTTTCCCATTTGTCTTTTTTTTCTAA
- a CDS encoding prepilin-type N-terminal cleavage/methylation domain-containing protein, producing MKKYKTLFVFKKAFSLVEVVISIGILSIGLLAVSTLFSNNVKEMFEIRDQTTAVALAQEGIEFVRNYHSNPTNSPLSLPSNGDYIFYGKDSYIQKKDFTLDKATFNYVFTNGDLGLFTQRDDLGGEVTKFKRKISISDSGTSKTVKSYVIWGETFPASDSNCNAANKCVYSKVELY from the coding sequence ATGAAAAAGTATAAGACATTATTTGTTTTCAAAAAAGCATTTTCTCTTGTAGAGGTGGTTATCTCTATAGGAATTCTTTCTATAGGACTTCTCGCTGTTTCAACGTTGTTTTCTAATAATGTAAAAGAGATGTTTGAAATCCGTGATCAAACAACAGCTGTAGCTCTTGCGCAAGAAGGAATCGAATTTGTACGAAATTATCATAGTAATCCTACTAATAGCCCACTATCCTTACCATCTAATGGAGATTATATTTTTTATGGTAAGGATTCATATATTCAAAAAAAGGATTTTACTTTGGATAAGGCTACCTTTAACTACGTTTTTACTAATGGAGATTTAGGACTTTTCACGCAAAGAGATGATCTTGGAGGAGAAGTGACAAAGTTTAAAAGAAAAATAAGCATAAGTGATAGTGGAACATCTAAAACAGTAAAGAGTTATGTCATTTGGGGAGAGACCTTTCCGGCGTCTGACTCTAATTGTAATGCGGCAAATAAATGTGTTTATTCAAAGGTAGAACTTTACTAA
- a CDS encoding type II secretion system protein — MKYFSKNFSGRTSLFFRKKESFRSGMSMLEIVVTMAVFSIIMVSTVDIFANMTQTRMKFDKIRKNHENAQIALDSLAKSVRSGTLVNIITGGGGDASAIRIYDYSQKLCVEYMLDNGADKSFKMKRKTSERDECKVDTNLGSAITLVSDVTIGRFDVGPDTVSGGGSSPPANYSNYTTLFVRIRMILPSYDAQNTRIQTAVSMRNME, encoded by the coding sequence ATGAAATATTTTTCTAAAAATTTTTCAGGAAGAACTTCTCTTTTTTTTCGAAAAAAAGAAAGTTTTCGTTCTGGAATGTCGATGCTGGAGATCGTGGTAACCATGGCTGTTTTTTCTATCATCATGGTTTCAACGGTAGATATTTTTGCCAATATGACACAAACTCGTATGAAGTTTGATAAAATAAGAAAAAATCATGAAAATGCACAGATTGCTTTGGATTCGTTAGCGAAATCAGTTAGAAGTGGTACTTTGGTAAATATTATAACGGGGGGGGGAGGCGATGCTAGCGCAATTAGAATTTATGATTATTCTCAGAAACTTTGTGTTGAATATATGTTAGATAATGGTGCTGATAAATCTTTTAAGATGAAAAGAAAAACATCAGAGAGGGATGAGTGCAAGGTGGATACCAATTTAGGTTCCGCAATAACTCTCGTTTCCGATGTAACCATTGGACGATTTGATGTGGGTCCTGATACTGTTAGTGGTGGTGGTTCATCTCCGCCAGCCAACTATTCAAACTATACAACATTGTTTGTTCGTATTCGAATGATACTTCCTTCTTACGATGCTCAAAATACTCGTATACAAACAGCGGTTTCTATGAGAAATATGGAATAA